The genomic interval GCGCCGCTGCGGCACCCCGACGGAGGCCGCACCCGCGCGCTCCGCCCTCCGACAGTCGCGCCACTGACGGCCCGCGCCGCCCGGCCACCCAGCCGGGCTCGGCGCTCGCCACATCGCGTTCCGCCGCACCCCCGGGTCCGGCGTCGCTGGCCCACACCCTCTTCCGCGCCCGCCCAGAGCCTGGGCGGGCGTCGTGTTCTGCGCCGAGCGCGCGAAGCCGGGGCCTCACCGGGGTCCACGAACGTCGTCGACCCCGGTAACTCACCGACTTCCCGGCGCCCGGCCCTCGCGAGGCGGTGGCGCCGCGGTCGCCCCGATCAGGAGATCGCGAACGCCTCCGGGGACGGGCACGAGCACACCAGGTTCCGGTCACCGAACGCGCCGTCGATGCGCCGCACCGGCGGCCAGTACTTGTCGGCCGTCCGGCCCGCCGGGTAGGCGCCGAGCGCCCGGTCGTACGGGTGCTCCCACTCCCCCGTCACCATCGCTGCGGTGTGCGGGGCGTTCGCCAGCGGGTTGTCGTCCTTGGGCCACGTCCCCGCGGCCACCGCGTCGATCTCTGCCCGGATCGCGATCATCGCGTCGCAGAACCGGTCGAGCTCGGCCAGGTCCTCGGACTCGGTCGGCTCCACCATCAGCGTCCCGGCCACCGGGAATGACATCGTCGGCGCGTGGAACCCGTAGTCGATCAGCCGCTTCGCGACGTCGTCCACGGTCACGCCGGTGCTCTTGGTCAGCGGACGCAGGTCGAGGATGCACTCGTGGGCCACCAGGCCCGCCGAACCTTCGGTACCCCCGGCGTACAGCACCGGGAAGTGCGGCCGCAGGCGCGCCGCGACGTAGTTGGCGGCGAGCACCGCCGCACCGGTCGCCGCGACCAGCCCTTCCGCCCCCATCAGCCGCAGGTACACCCACGGCACCGGCAGGATGCCCGCCGATCCCCACGGCGCGGCCGACACCGGCCCGGGCCCGGTCTCCGGCCCCGCGTCGGGCCGCAGCGGGTGGTTGGGCAGGTACGGCGCGAGGTGCGACCGCACCGCGACCGGACCGATGCCCGGACCACCGCCGCCGTGCGGGATGCAGAACGTCTTGTGGAGGTTCAGGTGGCTGACGTCGGCGCCGAACTTGCCCGGCTTGGCGAACCCGAGCAGCGCGTTGAGGTTCGCGCCGTCCACGTACACCTGGCCGCCGGCGTCGTGCACGGCCGCGCAGACCTCGGTGATCGTCTCCTCGTAGACGCCGTGCGTCGAGGGGTAGGTCACCATCAGCGCCGCGAGGTCGTCCCGGTGCTGCTCGATCTTGGCCCGCAAGTCGTCCAGGTCGACGTTGCCGGCGCTGTCGCAGCCGACGACCGCGACCCGCAGCCCCGCCATCACCGCGCTGGCCGCGTTGGTGCCGTGCGCGGACGACGGGATCAGGCAGACGTCCCGGTGCGCCTCGCCGCGGTCGCGGTGGTACGACCGGATCGCGAGCAGACCGGCGAACTCACCCTGCGAACCGGCGTTCGGCTGCAGGCTCACCGCGTCGTACCCGGTGACCTCGGCCAGCCACCGCTCCAGGTCGCCGATCATCGCGCCGTACCCGGCGGTCTGCTCGGCCGGCGCGAACGGGTGGATGTTCGCGAACTCCGGCCAGCTGACCGGCTCCATCTCGGTCGTCGCGTTGAGTTTCATCGTGCAGGAGCCGAGCGGAATCATGCCGCGGTCGAGCGCGTAATCCCGGTCGGAGAGCCGGCGGAGGTAACGCAGCATCGCGGTCTCGGACCGGTGCTCGGCGAAGACCGGGTGCTCCAGGTAGGCGCTGGTGCGCAACAGCGAGTCCGGGATCGCGTCCCCGGTCTCGACGTCCAGCGTCGACACGTCGAGCCCCGCGACGTCGAGCTCGGGGTCGTCGGAGCCGACCGCGGTCCAGACCGCCCGCAGGTGCTCGACCGTCGTGGTCTCGTCGCAGGAGACGCCGATCGTGTCGGCGTCGACGCGCAGCAGGTTCACCCCGGCCGCGGCGGCGGTCGCCAGGATGTCGTCGGCGCGCCCCGGCACCGAGACCCGGACCGTGTCGAAGAACGTCTCGGTGACCACGGTGGCGCCGGGGAGGCGGCGCAGCCCGGCCGCGAGCACCGCCGCCATCCGGTGGGTGCGCAGCGCGATCTGGCGGAGCCCGTCCGGGCCGTGCCAGACGGCGTACGCCCCGGCCATCACCGCGAGCAGGACCTGCGCCGTACAGATGTTGCTGGTCGCCTTCTCCCGCCGGATGTGCTGCTCGCGGGTCTGCAGCGCGAGCCGGTACGCCGGGGCGCCGGCCGCGTCCCGGGAGACGCCGACCAGACGGCCGGGCAGCGACCGGGCCAGCTTCTCGGCCACCGCCATGTACCCGGCGTGCGGGCCGCCGAAGCCCAGCGGGACGCCGAAGCGCTGCGCCGAGCCGATCGCGATGTCGGCGCCGAGCTCACCCGGCGCCGTGAGCAGGCAGAGGCCGAGCAGGTCGGCCGCGACCGTGACCAGCGCGCTCCGTTCGTGCGCGGCGGCGATCAGTGCCCTCGGGTCGCGCAGCGTCCCGGAACTGGCCGGGTACTGCACGAGCAGTCCGAAGTACGGCTCCTCCGGGGGCGTCGCCAGGTCGCTGACCACCAGATCGATGCCGAGCGGCTCTGCCCGGGTGCGCAGTACCGCCAGCGTCTGCGGGTGCACCTCGGCGTCGACGACGAACGTGTCGGTGCCGAGCTTCTTGCCCGCGCGGCGGGCCAGCGTCATCGCCTCCGCGGCCGCGGTCGCCTCGTCCAGCAGGGACGCGCCGGCGACCGGCAGACCGGTCAGGTCGCTGACCACGGTCTGGAAGTTGAGCAGCGCCTCCAGGCGGCCCTGCGAGATCTCCGGCTGGTACGGCGTGTACGCGGTGTACCAGGCCGGGCTCTCCAGGACGTTACGGCGGATCACCGGCGGCGTGACCGTGTCGGAGTAACCGAGCCCGATCATCTGGACCATCGGCCGGTTGCGAGCGGCGATCGCGCGCAGCTGGGCGGTCGCCTCGGGCTCCGACAGCGCCGGTGGCAGGTCGAGCGTGGCGTCCGGGCCGGTCAGCCGGATCGAGGCCGGGAGCGCCGCGGCCAGCAGCGCCTCGATCGAGGGCTGCCCGACGACGTCCAGCATCGTGGCGACGTCCGCGGCCGACGGGCCGATGTGGCGACGCGAGAACGGGCTCGCCGCGCCGAGCGAGGCGAGCGAGGGACGGTCGGTCATGGGGAGCTCCGGGAGTGTGGGAACACGGCGGACCGGTCTCCCCCTCTGTCATCGGTACCTGAGAGCTTCACCCGGCCGGAGTACTCCGAACGCGGGCTTGCACCGTCGGTGAGGCGCCGCACTGCGCCTGCTTTCCAGAGTCGTCCGGGCGTACCGACACGCCCACCGCACGGTCCGTTGGCCTGAGAGGTTCCGGGGAGGTTGCTCCTTCGGCGCCCGGGGCTGGCTGCCCAGGGACTCTCCCGCACGGTTTATCAACGCACATCAGAAACTACCAGCCCGCGCGGCCCCCCGCGGGCGGCGTCCACCACACGGAGTTGCCCTTCAAGCGCCGCCAGGCGCGCAAGCCTTTGTCTGAACTGGAGCCCGCTCAGGGCGGCGCTGGCAGTCGAGCGGGCCGACGCCGTGACATTAAGGGGGGC from Cryptosporangium minutisporangium carries:
- the gcvP gene encoding aminomethyl-transferring glycine dehydrogenase, which gives rise to MTDRPSLASLGAASPFSRRHIGPSAADVATMLDVVGQPSIEALLAAALPASIRLTGPDATLDLPPALSEPEATAQLRAIAARNRPMVQMIGLGYSDTVTPPVIRRNVLESPAWYTAYTPYQPEISQGRLEALLNFQTVVSDLTGLPVAGASLLDEATAAAEAMTLARRAGKKLGTDTFVVDAEVHPQTLAVLRTRAEPLGIDLVVSDLATPPEEPYFGLLVQYPASSGTLRDPRALIAAAHERSALVTVAADLLGLCLLTAPGELGADIAIGSAQRFGVPLGFGGPHAGYMAVAEKLARSLPGRLVGVSRDAAGAPAYRLALQTREQHIRREKATSNICTAQVLLAVMAGAYAVWHGPDGLRQIALRTHRMAAVLAAGLRRLPGATVVTETFFDTVRVSVPGRADDILATAAAAGVNLLRVDADTIGVSCDETTTVEHLRAVWTAVGSDDPELDVAGLDVSTLDVETGDAIPDSLLRTSAYLEHPVFAEHRSETAMLRYLRRLSDRDYALDRGMIPLGSCTMKLNATTEMEPVSWPEFANIHPFAPAEQTAGYGAMIGDLERWLAEVTGYDAVSLQPNAGSQGEFAGLLAIRSYHRDRGEAHRDVCLIPSSAHGTNAASAVMAGLRVAVVGCDSAGNVDLDDLRAKIEQHRDDLAALMVTYPSTHGVYEETITEVCAAVHDAGGQVYVDGANLNALLGFAKPGKFGADVSHLNLHKTFCIPHGGGGPGIGPVAVRSHLAPYLPNHPLRPDAGPETGPGPVSAAPWGSAGILPVPWVYLRLMGAEGLVAATGAAVLAANYVAARLRPHFPVLYAGGTEGSAGLVAHECILDLRPLTKSTGVTVDDVAKRLIDYGFHAPTMSFPVAGTLMVEPTESEDLAELDRFCDAMIAIRAEIDAVAAGTWPKDDNPLANAPHTAAMVTGEWEHPYDRALGAYPAGRTADKYWPPVRRIDGAFGDRNLVCSCPSPEAFAIS